From the genome of Malus sylvestris chromosome 13, drMalSylv7.2, whole genome shotgun sequence:
aaattggatacaagaaaataaaataaaagaaaaacgtTTTCTTTGTTGTAATTGGACAATacatgaaaagaaaacaaacaaacaaacaaacaacttttttttatatttaaatttattattattaatggaTGGGGAAAtgattcgaaactattacaataatttaggagaGATGAGAGTTTCGAACTCGGAACCTATGGGTGGAAATCCAACACCATATCCGCTAGGATATTGGACCacatgaaacaaacaaacaaattaacaatGTTTGATCACttattttataaattgattgatgCTAAAACGAAAAAAAGGTGTTACTTTTTCATATGCCTCACCTATTTTGAGTAAGATTTTCAATGAATATTATCTAgtaatttaaataaaagtaaTCAATAGGATGAGAATTAGTCTCATATTGGTTGAATTGGTTGAATTAGTGTATATATTTATTGAGTCCCTTCACATAACAAGCCATGTTTCTGATCGgataagtttttttatttccttttggcAATAAGGCTAGCCAGGTAAGCAGCAGAGCCAGTATATCGGTTGGTGATCTTAATCGCAGGACCACAAAATGGAATTCTCGATCACCCTATGATCTCTTCACTTGTCAGCTTAAACTTGTGGATTGAAATATGCAAAACCTTTTATTAGAGCATTTTCAATGGAGATATGCACATTTGAGATCATTTACATcccattttatatttttcatggACGTAAACGTGAGTTGTACTCCAATAGTAGAGATATAAAATTGAAATTCCGTTAATTTTTCTCTCCACGAGATGTAAAAATAATATgcaaatttgcattttttttacattttccgATCAAGTTATAAATTCCAGTTTTTCATTGGAGAACTTTCCGGATAAcagaaatgtaaaatacccATTTCAAGACATTTTACATCTTCCGTTGGAGATGTCCTTAGGCATCCACCAAGAGATATTGTTCTTGTACTCCATAAAAATGTACAAAGAAAATCTCCAACCCATGAAGCAAAAAAAGAAGATTAAATAAGGTTCAAAGAGCTGTTCTTGACACTTCTTATTGTTTTCTGTTGATATGGATGTGATTCGAGGTTAATATTCTTTCCCGATTATATATAGACAAGTTTGAATTTGTGGAGCTTGTGGCATCTAACTAGCAGGCACAAGATTCATTTAACTAATTAATCAGAGTGCCAAAAGAATAAGCATATgaatagaagaagaaaacagAGTAATCCATTAGAAAACTTGTCGTCATCACAAAGTAGAATTTGGCAGTTCCATATATAATAAgaataaaaatttacaaaaaaaaaaaatgcaacatGCTTCGAGATGGATAAAAACCATTTTCTAAACTCAAAATGCACGCACGCACGTATTCGTTTACAAAGGCACAACAAAGAGGAGGAGGTAATAAAGTCAAAGGGTCAAACTTGAAAGCCTCTTTTTCTAACTAATATATTTACTTAAGTTAAACAAGCTTAAGTGTGTGTGCTTAATTATTGGATTAAAAAGTAATTAGACTTCCCAACTCCAACAAGTCCCCATTGCGGCATTGTGTAAGTCCGTCCTAGTCCTACATCTATCCTACTCATCTCTCACATGCTTaactttttctccattttcaaaCCTATCATTTCATCTATAAAAGCCATCCCCTCTCTGTTTCCCGTACATCCatccaactctctctctctctctctctctctctctctctctcaaaatctCCAAGAACAAAGCAAGGAAAACATTAAGCAAACCCTTTTTTGTGTGTGTCCATTTGGAGAATTGATATTCTGGAGATGGACATGGCGAAAGGAAGCAGAGGCTGCAACAGCCCATCGTCACAAGTCTCGGCAGAAATCCTCAATGAAACTGGCTCTCATGATCATGAGGAAGCTGAGGATCAGATGATGGACCTGCGAAGAGGGCCTTGGACTGTTGAGGAAGACCTAGCTCTCATGAATTACATTGCTAACCACGGCGAAGGCCGCTGGAACTCCCTCGCTCGCTGCGCAGGTAAATCATAATTTTATAATAAGATGAGTTTAGCGTAAATTATTCTATCGTTTATCAACAATATAGAAATTGGCTTAATAGTTGGGTATTTCTTTTTACAGCTTTTTGTTTAGTTCATTGAGATGGGTTTTAAATTGTCGTGAGAAAGAGTCAAAGAAACTCCATAATTTGCaccaaaaaaaatcatttctctTCTGGGTCCTATGAAAAGGATAGATATAGAGTGAAAAGCTTCACTTTttcttgaaaagaaaaacaattagtGCGTGAAAATTTATAAAGATTTGGGAGTGAGAATATGCTAGATATGTTGATGATGATGTGAACTACATCTTCCATGAAGATTTCTATAATTCTTTAGCTAGCCTTATCCCCAGAGGCTACAAAagcttatatatattttagagAACCCAATTGTCATAAAGTATGAGCAATTTGaaggaaataattaaaaaatgttcttaaaagaacttcacttaaattattttgctaCAAAATATCTGACAAACTTATTCAACTTTGCAACCAAAACCCAGGTCTGAAAAGAACTGGAAAGAGCTGCAGATTGCGGTGGCTCAACTATCTCCGCCCTGATGTCCGTCGTGGTAACATCAGTCTTGAAGAACAGCTTTTGATTCTGGAACTTCATTCTCGCTGGGGTAACAGGTAATTATACATaatcatcatcaaaacataCGATAAAAATTATTCTAAGAATCTATCTACGTATATGGATTTTAGATTTTTTATGTCTGCTTTCTCGAATTAACCCTAATGAGTAAATCCAAAGACAAAAAGGTCACTTTTCTGTCAATCTTTACAGATGGTCGAAAATTGCACAGCACTTGCCAGGAAGGACTGACAATGAGATAAAAAACTATTGGAGGACCCGTGTCCAAAAACATGCCAAGCAACTCAAATGTGATGTCAACAGCAAGCAGTTCAAGGACACCATGAGATACCTCTGGATGCCTAGATTGGTCGAAAGAATCCAAGCCGCCGCGGCCACCTCCACTGCCACTAACGCCACCGCCACTAATTCCTCTATCGCTGCCCCAGCTACCACTCACCACTTCAACAACAACATTAACAACAACTTCCaatcatcagcacaaatgtTATTACAGCCAAGTCACCATCACTTCGGGGTTTCATCACACTCCCAACTCACACCGAGTTACAGTACCCCGGAGAATTCTAGTACAGCGGCCTCATCGGACTCGTTTGGGACTCAGGTATCACCTGTTTCCGACCTCACTGATTATTACACCCCTACTACTGCTGCTGCGGCTATCTCGGTTAACAATAACCCTACCCCGGATAATAGTTACTTCGTCCAGGCCAATCATCAAGTTGGTACTTACGACAACTACCCGGGGTACTTCGGTAATCAAGGGTTCGGATTAGAACATTTCCAAAACATGGACGAGCAAAACAACAATGATCAGTGGGGCACTGTGGACAGTGGGGACATATCGGACAATTTGTGGAATGTTGAGGACATGTGGTTCTTACAACAGCAGCTCAGCAACATTTGATGATCGAACGTGTGAAATTACTATAAAAGGGGGTGAAAGTGATGCATTCATTGTAGCTAGAGATAAAAACAGAACAAAAATGTAGAAGAAAATATATTTCGGGAAATAGAAGAAAAACCCATGAAATAGAATTTATCTAAATATAGGATTTGTGAAGGACATAGATCTAATTGTTGATTAATAACCGGTTTGTaatttgttcttttttatttttgggtgaGGAATCTGTAatttgagattttattttttaatttcttctttctttggaATGTATGACATTGAATTTATGCAACCAGATTTGTTAAGTTGGCACATAATTACGATCATATTTGTGTATTACTTACTAATTTTTATGATAAACATAATATTTGAAATTTGACTACTATACAATTACCCCCTCTACGTTCATATACTGTTtattagtatatatatacattaaaATTGTAACTTACGTCAAAATGCATGTaagttttaaaaatttgttAAGAATCCGATTTGTGATATGTTtcttgttttaataaaaaacataaaaaaattaattaattgttttaagATTGACTGCATTATAGAAGCATGTTTaataagatattttattttaaatatattataatacaaAATAAGTGCATAATTGGTTCCACCATCTTTAGTTACTTATGTCCTTATTAAACTGTTATAATATGCAACTGATTAAGTGGTGCAAACTTTTGAAAGTCTTGTCCATGGGGCCTGAACCAGATTAAAGCCCCCTCAAAGTTTCTAGATTGCTAAAAGGTAGTTTGCAATTATTTTCCCTACGTGGTGTCGTGGGATTTGTGGACTTGTATCTTAAGTTAGCCATTAAGAACAACTTTCCACaggttaattaaaaaaaagagagCTTTATCTCTTGTTAGTTAGCCATATCAAATGCCATCTAAATACGATGTCAAAGCTCCATTTCTTTTTTGTATGCCCTCGTACCGACGTGACAAGTTGCTTAATTAGAACCCATTTAGCAAGACAAATCAAAGATGGTGTGTGACGTGTGTCCATAATCATATAATCCAAATCTTCAGCTAGTTTAATTGGTAACCGATTTGTTTGATACTGCCTTTATGTTGAATTATCTTTTGCTATGGTTCTAGAAAAAGGCTTAAATAACATCAATGTATATTTTCACTTCTAGGTCGAAGTTGAAAGATTTTTAAAAAGGCTTATTGACATGTTTATGGCAAGTTTATCGAAGGTGAATTTAAAAATGTCTCGTTTTTGAAGGTTGGCAAATCAATTATTAATATTTGAAGTGGTTTCTTGTGTTTATATTTATTGCAAT
Proteins encoded in this window:
- the LOC126597332 gene encoding transcription factor MYB108-like; amino-acid sequence: MDMAKGSRGCNSPSSQVSAEILNETGSHDHEEAEDQMMDLRRGPWTVEEDLALMNYIANHGEGRWNSLARCAGLKRTGKSCRLRWLNYLRPDVRRGNISLEEQLLILELHSRWGNRWSKIAQHLPGRTDNEIKNYWRTRVQKHAKQLKCDVNSKQFKDTMRYLWMPRLVERIQAAAATSTATNATATNSSIAAPATTHHFNNNINNNFQSSAQMLLQPSHHHFGVSSHSQLTPSYSTPENSSTAASSDSFGTQVSPVSDLTDYYTPTTAAAAISVNNNPTPDNSYFVQANHQVGTYDNYPGYFGNQGFGLEHFQNMDEQNNNDQWGTVDSGDISDNLWNVEDMWFLQQQLSNI